AGGTGCAGGAACTCGTGATGCGCGGCATGCGCGATGCGCTGCCCCTGGGCCGGGTGCCGGTGGTGGTCGAAGTCGGCACCGGCCACGATTGGCTGGAAGCGCACTGACCGCTCCCTGAACCCAACGAGCCCGCCTACGTGACGCGGCCGGCTTGCGCCTCCTGGCGCAGGAGGTGGTCGGCGAGCACCAGGTTGAACATGGCGTCGACCAGCGGCACTGCGCGCGGCAGCACGCACGGGTCGTGGCGCCCGCGCGGGCGCAGGGTCACCTCGTTGCCCGCCTCGTCCACCGTCTGCTGCGGGCGCAGGATGGTGGCGGTGGGCTTGAAGGCGGCGCGGATGACGATCTGCTCGCCGTTGGAGATGCCGCCCTGCACGCCGCCGGAACGGTTGCTGCGCGTGCGCACACGCCTCCCGCCGGTTTCCTCCTCCGCCATGAAGAACGGATCGTTGTGGGTGCTGCCGGTCATGCGCGTGCCGGCGAAGCCGGAGCCGATCTCGAAGCCGCGGCAGGCGGGCAGCGACAGCATCGCCTTGGCCAGGTCGGCGTCGAGCTTGTCGAACACCGGCTCGCCGAGGCCGGGGGGCACGCCGTGGGCGACCGACTCGACGACGCCGCCAAGCGAGTCGCCCGCCTTGCGCGCGGCGTCGATGCGCTGCTCGATGGCGGTGGCCGCCGCCTGATCGGGGCAGCGGGTGATGTGCGCCTCCACCGCCTCGCGGGTCACCTCGCCGGCCACCACGTCGGCCTCTATGTCTTGTACCCGCTTGACGTAGGACACCACCGCGGCGCCGCAGCGCTCGCTCAGCAGCTTGGCCGCGATGGCCCCGGCCGCGACCCGCCCGATGGTCTCGCGCGCGCTCGCCCGGCCGCCGCCGCGCCAGTCGCGCCGCCCGTACTTTG
This portion of the Spirochaetaceae bacterium genome encodes:
- the aroC gene encoding chorismate synthase: MASTFGHLFRITTWGESHGPAVGVVVDGCPPGIALAEADVQAELDRRRPGQSRITTQRAESDRAEILSGVFEGLTTGTAIHILVRNKDARSRDYDEMRTMYRPSHADYTYDAKYGRRDWRGGGRASARETIGRVAAGAIAAKLLSERCGAAVVSYVKRVQDIEADVVAGEVTREAVEAHITRCPDQAAATAIEQRIDAARKAGDSLGGVVESVAHGVPPGLGEPVFDKLDADLAKAMLSLPACRGFEIGSGFAGTRMTGSTHNDPFFMAEEETGGRRVRTRSNRSGGVQGGISNGEQIVIRAAFKPTATILRPQQTVDEAGNEVTLRPRGRHDPCVLPRAVPLVDAMFNLVLADHLLRQEAQAGRVT